In the genome of Fusarium poae strain DAOMC 252244 chromosome 1, whole genome shotgun sequence, the window AGCGTCAAGCCGATGGTACCTTCAAAGACGAAGACCTCGTCAACATTCTCAAGACAGCAATGGAAGACCCTGCTGGCTGCTTTGGAGCTCGCATGGTCCCCAAGGCTCTCAAGGTCGTTGAAGTACTTGGTATTATCCAAGGCCGCAAGTGGCAATGTGCCTCTCTGAACGAGTTCCGTGAATTCTTCGGCCTCAAGCGCTACGACAACTTCAGCGACATAAACTCTGATCCCGAGATTGCAAACATTCTCGAGAAGCTGTACACTGATCCTGACATGGTTGAGCTCTACCCTGGCCTCATGGTCGAGGACATCAAGCCCCAGCGCAACCCAGGATCTGGTATCATGCCGACCTACTCGGTCGGCCGAGCTGTCCTCTCTGATGCAGTCACGCTTGTGCGCTCGGACAGGTTCAACACGATTGATTACACGGTATCTAACCTCACTGCTTGGGGTTACAACGAAGTCCAGCAGGACTACAAGACCCTCGGTGGTTCAATGCTGTACAAGCTCATCCAGCGCGGTGTCCCTAACTGGTTCCCGTACAACTCCGTCTCAGTCATGCAGCCCATGTACACCAAGAGCGCCAATGAGAAGATTGCCAAGGAGATTGGCACTTTTGACCAGTATACAACAGATGATCCAAAGCCACCAGCCAAGGTCGCTGTGACAGTGTCCAACGAGACCATCAAGAAGGTCCTCAGCAACACCAAGCAGTACGTCGTGCCTTGGCTCAAGCCATTGAACGACCTATTCCCTGGCAAGAAGGAATATGGTTGGTTCATGCTTGCGGGCGATGAGGCCAAGAACTACCAGCATCGCGCCGACTGGACAAAGGCGATTAAGAAGGTTCCTAATCTTCACGAAGCCGTACACGCTTTTATCGAGCGTGAGGGTGGCAAGCTTATTAAGAAGGAGTCCTTCACTTTCAAGAAGGGTCTGGACCAGATTGACATCATCCGCGACGTCGCGATTCCCCTCAACGCGCAACTTCTCTCAGACATGTTCTATTTCGATATGCGCACAGATGAGAACCCTGACGGAGAACTTGGCGCTGCAGAGCTGTACCGCAGCCTCCTTGACATTCGCATCTGGGGAGTCAACAACAACGATCCAGGGCAGGCGTGGAACCGCCGACGTCGTGCCCAAGAAGGTGTTAAGAAGATATACGAGTCGACCAAGAAACTCGTTTCCGAGGTCGAGGTGGCACGTCCTCGAGGTATCGGCCTGATTTCTGCCGTTTCTAACAGAATTGGCGCCAAGTCGTATCTCAAGAAGGATTCGCTACGCTCCTGTGGTCTCAAGCTTGTCGAGGAGCTCCTTGCACAGGGCAACTCGATCGACCATGTTACTGACAACCTCTGGCTAACCGCATTTGGAGGGATCGGTGTTCCTGTTACGACCGTAAGTCTGCTTGTGAAAGGGTAGAGTGTCGCGTTGACCAAGTGTACAGTTCTACGAGGTTTTGGCCTTCTTCCTGCGCCCCGAGAATGCGTCCATCTGGGCTGAAGTCCAGGCCATTGCCCAAAAGGGTGACGATGCGACACTTCACGCCTATGTTGCTGAAGCTCAGCGCTTGACAAGTTCTCAGCGCAACGTTCGTGTCGCCAAGACACCTGGCGAAGTTGATGGCCAATCTGTCGCACCTGGAACAGCCGTTGTTCTCATGCTTGTAAGTAATTACAAGCCATTATCTCAACATCAGGTTTCTAACGATCACACAGGGCGAAGCCGGACGAAACCCCAAGGAGGTTCAAGATGCCGACAAATTTAACGCCCAGCGCAAGGTCCAAGATGTATCGGCTTTCAGCTACGGTCAACACGAGTGTTTTGCAAAGGACGTCGCCCTCGCTTTCGTCACCGGTCTGATCAAGCTTGTTGCAGATCTTAAAGAACTTCGACCGGCGCCTGGCCAGATGGGACTGGTCAAGACAATTCGTGTTGGCACCGAAAAGGCCTATCTCAACGACAGCTGGTCGTACCTTGGATTTGATGCCAGCAGTAAGTTTCTTGACAACCCGGGATGACTCCATGTGCTAACTGTGTTTCAGCTTGGAAGGTGCACTTCAATGGGCATGGAAAGGGTAACTTTGAGGGTGACAGAGTCCCTACGAGTAATACTTCCATCCAGGAATATTACTCTTTGCTCCAGAAGCGCAAGGACGAGATTCTGCGTCGATAACTTGGCATAGGTAATGATAGTTTTCTCCTCGAAGAGATAGTAAAGTCGACCAAATTGAACAGTTTCGAGACCACAATTCTTGTACATGTGATCAGCCGTAGTGGCGCCAGTTAATTGGAGTATCTTCATCTGTATGTAGATGACTAGGTAGTTAGACCAATTGGCCCGAGTGGGGACTCGATGGCAGAATCACCAGTCAGTGTAAGTGAAAGTGATGATCCATCAGATGATAGACTCACGGCATGCTCATTTTGTTATTGACAATATATGGCGGCGAGGCAGCCGATGCTTCATAGCAACATAGAGATTCTCTTTGACATGAGCTGTAACTGTTGTTCGCGCCAATGATGGCTTCGATGAGGGTTGATTCACCTCAGACTGGTCCTCCTCAGATTGGTTCAATGCACTTAATTCCCGTGTTTTCGCATTCATCTTGACTGGCCCACAGTCTTCCAGTATACTTCTGCGTTGAGTAGAGTAGGTGCTTTCTAGCTACTAAAGTAGCGACGGATTTGAAACGTAGATATGGGGTATTCGCCCGATAATCGGGCCTTTCCTGGTTTCTGAGAGCAGAGAATCGAGGGAGCATTTTACATCGGCAGGACCATGACACTCGCTGCAAGACGCGCATTCGGCTCTTGATTAACTACCTGAAGAATATTCGCTGCAATGTTTCGGCGATGTCATTGCGACCGAGGGAGTCGATGATGTGAATTATTTCTTGGTGTTTGTTGGAGGATTGTTTAACAAGAAATGCTCCGCTCGCCAAACCACAGAAGCTCCGCTTCGCTAATTAGTGAGTGGCTCCTTTCTAGCAGTCCCATCGAAAAGAAAACTTCTTAAATTGAGTAAGACGGCCGatgttttttctttcttcttgtttGGACGATTCTGTATAGGGGTTTAGTGGCCATGTTTGGTTGAGGTTCAATTGCCATCTTATAACACTCGTTAATTTGTTCATCGCCATATAATAGTCACCCGTATAATCATCCCCCATCGCTTTATCGAGAATGGCCTCCACAAGTGATCAAGTTCCCAAATCTCCTGAGAGGGAGATTGAGAAGGGAGACGATTCAAGTAGCTCCGACGATGAGCCTAGTCAGTTCAATGCAGAAGAAGACCCTGATATGAGGATTGAGCAAGACTATGACATTTGTCAAATTGAAACAGAAAAGGAGAGACAGCAACCACCAGGTACTCGCTCAGCTTTGGATCGTGTATTGAGTCGTACTTCAGTCGCCGACAAAGATCCTGGACCTCCTCCAGATGGTGGATTCTGGGCATGGTCGTCAGGTAAGCGCTTCTTGGACACTTACAGGTACAATAGAGCTGACAGTCTAGCCATTGCTGGTCATATCATGATGCTAAACTCATGGTACGAATCATCAGTCTGCAATTGACTATCAGATGAGTGATACTGACCAACTGTAGGGGATACAATAGCTCCTTTGGCGTCTTTCAGACCTACTATACAAACCATCTTCCCAATCCCGCAAGCCAAATCATCTGGATCGGCTCCGTTCAGATCGCCGCCTTGTTCTTTATTGGTACCTTTGCCGGTCGTTTGACTGATGCCGGATACTTTCGCGCTACCTTTGCTGCTGGTTCAGTCCTGACCCTCCTCGGCGTCTTCATGACTTCCCTCAGCCATACCTTCTGGCAACTACTCCTTGCACAAGGACTGTGCACTGGCTTGGGCAACGGCCTCATGTTTACTCCCAGTCTGGCTGTTGTTTCGACTTATTTTAAGAGACGACGGGCGTTAGCTTTTGGCATTGTCTCGACAGGAAGTCCCGTAGGCGGGCTCATTTTCCCTTCAATGGCGAGGCAGCTCCTCGGTAGAATCGGGTTTGCTTGGACGGTAAGGGCGATAGGCTTGGTGCAGCTGGTAACCCTCATCATGGCGAATTTACTCCTCCGCCCGAGATTACCACCAAGAAAGGCTGGTCCTTGGGTCGACATTGCGTCCTTCAAGGAAAAGGGGTACCTGTTTTTCGCAATTGGCATCTTCCTTGTAAGTTCATCAGTCCAGGTCAAAACAAATGGACACCTGCTAACTCGACCAGGTATTCTGGGGTACATTCTTTCCTTTCTATTACATGGCATCCTTTGCAACTTCGCAATTGGACAAGCCCCTGGCATACTCGGACGCGCTAAATCTTTTACTTGTCGTCAACGGTGTGGGAATCATTGGGCGATCGCTTCCCAACGCCATTGCGCATCACTTTGGAAGCATTACATGCATTATACCCGCTTCGTTCGTCTCTGCTGTCTGCCTCTTTTCATGGCCCGGGGTGTCCACGGTGGGAGGACTGTATGCTTGGGCTAGTGTCTACGGCCTCCTTGCTGGTGCGTGTATGAGCCTGTATCCACCAGCCTTGTCGGACTTGACGACCGATGTACGAAAGCAGGGCGTCCGAATGGGCATGATATGCACAACTAATAGTATCGCGACTCTCACTGGGCCCCCGATTGCTGGAATTATTATTAGACATTATGGAGGGCATTATCTGGGTGCACAGATCTTTGCGGGTGTTTCCCTGTTCTTGGGaagcttctttctcttcatgGCAAAGCATGCATCTTCGAAACAATGAAATGTCTTGATGGTCCTGGCGTGCAGATCGGGAAAGTGGCCGCCGCCAATAGGTCTTGACTTGAGGACCGGCATTACGTTATACAAGACCTGCGAAAGTGGTATACCGGGATTAACTGACTAGTAGTTTATCTTGATGTCTTTGACGATTGATCGAGGTtgcaagagaaagaagttgctgctgtctgtATAGCGTAACTGAAGCTTCCTTTATTATCGACATTATAGAGTTCAAGCCGTATAAGTCGCGCCTTAGTTAGGAAACCCAGTCTTGAGAGAACCTTAGATATAAAGATTTGTTAATGAGTTAGTCTGCGCGGACAAATTAACCTTTGTTGAAAACCTGGGACTAAAGCAGAAGTGGTGCTTTCGATTCTCAAATACTTTGTAACTAAAAGGTCCAAAGGGTACTTAGGTAAATTACCTGCCCATGCTGGCTTACAGAAAAGGTAATTTACCAACTGTACAAGACCCTTGATGCTGACTCCGTCATCCTAGGCGCAGGCAACGTCCCGGCCTAGGCATAGTAGGTCTTCTTACTatgtctcttcttcttccttttaggcctcttcttcttcttccctctgGGCCTCTTGCTGATTCATCGAGGTACAGCCTTTTCTCTTTAGTACCTAGCTACATAGGTAGTCTATACCTTTCTATTAACTAATAGCGCGCCGAATCTCACTTTCTGACCAATCAGAAGCTAATGTCAAGAGGAGGTTAGCCTCATTATAGAGAGGCAAAGGCAGGAGGAACTTCCATACACTTCATGATGCAAATTGCCTTCTTAGGTGGCTTTGCCTAGGTAATGGCTGATTATTATTACAACGAGCGAAAGTTCTTTTCCACTGGTAATTACCTATCTTAAGATTATGCCAGTATTTTATGCTTCTAGACTTACGACAGACCATGAAGCTTGTGTTCCCCGACACCGCCCATACCCCGTGCATCCTTATTCAGCTGACCCCGTCAGCTCGAGTGCCTGACGCTGCGCCCATGTGTACCTTTACCTTAGCCTTTTTAGACCGTCCCCCAATGGTTTAGCCTCATTCAATACCTCAGCTACGGACGACAAGACCAAAGTCCAGATCCGGAATGACTTCAACTAGTCTCCCCTTACTTTCCACCTCCACAACAAAGCTCATGTCCAAATCCATCATGCGCTCTGACAAACAGATGCCAATTCCGCACTTTGACCGTTATACTATCCTCCAAATGAATTTGTGCCTCTGCCTCTAAGGGATCTAGATGCGTCGCTAACAGGCTAACAGCTGATATTCCCTTTGACGATTGGGTCTGTGGCGTCAAGATCTCGCTCGACCGTTATCCAACCATGCGCTAGTAAAGAAAAGCATGCAAGGCTGAGAAGATGGCGATAGACTCTAGGTCCTAGTGTCCATCTATGGCGGCCGTTGAGACTGACTATGGGGTTAGATAACATATCGTTCAGGGGGAGATGTTTGCTCAAGTAGAGTTGAATCTCAGCTGAATCTTAGATCAGGTATAAATAGTTGGTCGAGTTACTGGGCATATCCAGGTTAGAAATAAGCATCAAACATTACTCCTCTCAACTCTTACCCATCTATTTTTGAAAACTACAAACCCTTTTACCATGAAGTTCGCCATTATTGCCGCTCTCTTGGCCCCTGCCATGGCTGTCAATATCCCTAGGGAACTCCAGGAGCGCACCGGTCAGTGTGGTGATAACTGCGCTCGTGCTGTCGTCCCTGGTTTCCGTGGCCCTGCCGTCGTTGCCTCTTATAAGGCTGAGTGTGAAGCTTACCTCAAGGTGACCACCACCCCTGAAGCTAGGTCAGTAATATTCGACGGTCTCCATTGGTCATCTAAGCTAAAGTAAAGTTATAGCACTGTATACGTCACCAAGTCTGTTCCGACTTATGCTAGTGCTTGCTCAGGAGAAACTCGCTATTTGACCGCTTGCTCTTGTGCTGGTGCTTCTGCTGTTACTGTCGAGGCACCTACGCCTACTGTTACCAAGACTGTCTATGTCTGAGTAAAGACTGCTCGTGTAAATAGACGGAGTCACTGGAAATTCAACTATGGACCTTCAGACAGATTATCAGAGTTGACATCCGAGGTTTTAAGTTGCGTTATTTGTTGATAAAGTTGGTGTTTTTGACTGTCCAAAAAAGTCTGATTCTGAACCTGAATAAAGTCAAAGAATACCCTCCTAGTTAAACTATAACTCACCTACTGAGTCACACCTTGGTTAGGAAACCTAGACTAGTCTTGAGAGAACATTAGATATGAAGATTTGTTGATAAGTTGGTCTGCGCGgacagattaacctttgttgAAAACCTTgaggaaattgagaaggCCTGGGCGAAAGCTTAAGAGATCATAAAAAACAAAATAACTCACCTACCTAAGTATATAAGGATCAAAGCCTGTCAATCTTGGACAGATAATTTCCTTAACTTTTCGTAATAACAACGGGTTTCAATTCTGGCTCCCTCACTATCATCAAACACCAAAACCTCAACAATGTCACCCTCTTTCAATTCACTTACCAGCTGCTTATGGCCGACGGAGCAGTCCTACTCTCGCTTATCTCAATCTGAATCAGGCGAACCTGGCGAGTCTCTTGCCCTTGCCAATAATGCTACTTCCCAAAGCCGTCCGCCTACAAATAGAGCTTCCCAATTGTTTGAAAACGGATTCAGAAATGGCCACCCCCCAAAATCTTGGCGCGTCATCCTCAGTTTCGCGTCAAATACCGATGACATCGGGAAGGAGGGATTCAAGCCTGACCTAAACGGGGGCTGGGATGCCGCACTTGACATTGTCACTACGGACATTGTCGGATTGATGAAGGAAGGACTGTACGTGTCCCAGGATGATGTGGAGGTGCATGAGAACTATATTACCTGGACCGACAACACCGAAGGTCGGCAAAGGGTCTACTATCGTCATTACACCCTTGTTCATTCCAAGTGGTCCGGCAAACTGGTAGTGCAGTTCAGAAGACTTGATAACGTACCGAAATTCCGTGTAGAGCATCTATCAGCGGAACAAGTTTATCACGCCTCTGCTGCCGCCACGATTGAGTTTGACAATAGGGTCTACTATTATGAGGCAGGTCCGCCGCGAGATAGAATGAATTTTATCTTGGATGACGAGCCCCTGCCAGGACTGTGGCCATGGCCGAAGCAGGAGCTCAACAACAGAAGAGAGAGTGAAGAGAGCTTTGATATGGTAGAGATGTGAAGAGGGAAGTCGCAAGACGTGACAAAAAATGGACTTCCTTCTAGGATAGGTAGTTAACAACTTCCAACAATTGACCTGAGAATACAGGAGCGCGCTTTCCCATTGAATCAATTGATCTTGTATTTAGTCGAATCTTTCTCCAtcttgttttgttttctttttcttcttcttcttcatccaaaCATCATCACAATGGAAGACTTGTAAGTCTACTCTGAATCACAATCATCATCCACTCTGAATCATAAACATCGTCCACTCTGAATCACAGACACTAACTTGAGCAGAATTTCACTCGCtttcaccaccaccaccaccagcggGCATCGCCCCCAAACcacaaccaccaccaccgcaGCCATCATTAGCGGCAGCCAGGCTGGCCAGTCAGCCCAACCCTCCTCATCCTCCCTTCCCTACTCTCCTCCCACCTCCACACCCCGGGGATCTGGGGACGCCCCTACCCCCACGGACGAGTAAGTTTATCTCCCTTTGGACTAGTAATACTACAATTTGAAGATATTTAAGCTAACCTTTATGTACTTTGATAGAGACGCTTCGGAAACCGTCGAGACGGGGCGTTCTTCCCCAGATACCGGGGTGTGTCTCGAGGTGCGGGAGAGGACAATTTCCATAAGGGTGAATGGGGAGTTTGGGTTGCTGGTCTACACCTGGCTATCGCTGATGGTGACTGTGGTGGTGCTGGTTGTGGTGGCGATGCTCGTGGTAGTGGTGGTGCGATATTATCGAACACTGCtggtataattataatataattatcaGTAGCGACAAGACCATCGTTCAAGTTGACCAACTACACAGTCATAAAGTGAATAAATTACCTAAATCGTGAGCTAACGTAGGCACCTAACTTAGGTAAtttacctactaaggtaggtatcCTTTAGACTTTTGAGTTACAAAGTATTTGAGACTCAAGCACCACTTCTCAGTCAGTCCCATCACTCTCTACTCGTTGCTCTCGATATCATCAATATCCATCTCCACTTCCCGCCGTTTAACCATCAACTTCGCCTCCCGATCCCCCAGAAGAGTCGTTCCAAGCACTTTCGACTTGGGCACGACGCCCTCAGGCATCTTCCAGTCGTACTTTAGCAGCATATGACACAATGCAATCTTGATCTCGTTAGCTGCGAAGAAGCGCCCAGGACAAGCGTGAATGCCATGTCCGAAACCCAATTGATCGTGGCTGGTGCTGACTAGATGCGCATGTTTATCTTGGCCGGGCGTCTGGCGCATGCGCAAAAAGCGGTACCCGTCGAATTTGGAGGCATCTGGGTAGTATTCGGAGTTCCATTGATGAGCCGTGTCGCAGATTATCTTGGTACCTTTCTTGATGACGTCGCCGTTGGGAAGTTTTATATCCGCCAGTGCCTTTCTTCTGAACAAGCCTGTTGATGTGGTTGTCAGTGCATGATATATTCGCAGGAGCAAAATACGTCACTTACCTAGGCCGGCAGGTCTAAGTCTTTGGGATTCCTTGATAACACTATCCATGAGCTTCAAGTTATATAACGATGTCTTTTTCAGTCCCTCAGTACTGAGCACGGTGACAATTTCTTCCCTCAATGGTTTAAGCAGTTCAGGATGCATGGCAATGTTGAACATCGTTTCCATAGTCAGATCAGTTGTCGTATGAATTGCCACGAGAGAAAGTCTAATCTGCTCAGTCGCAGGGTCCGACTTGCCCTCATATTCCTTCTCGAACCATTCGATTGAGTCATCAAAAGGTGATGGTCGGCCCTCATCAATAGCCGCTTGTTTAGCAGCGTTTCGACGCTCGATGTACGGTTGGAGTAGATCACGAGCTTCTTGCAGCTTCCTTCGTACGCCTTGACAGGATGGTAAGAACCAGTGAACGTAGGGTCTGGCCCAACGAGGATAGCTACGGAGACCGTCGGCGGTCTGGAAGAGTTGGACGGTGTATTCAATTGAGATTTTTAGCCAGTCATCATCCGCGCAGAGCTCTTCGCCCATGAAGATTCTTGAGGACATGCGGGAAACGATTCGCATTATATCTTCTCCAGGGTTGATCGGATGCCATTCTATGCTGTATTAGCCTTTTCTTATTTTCCCTTTCGAGAGACTGTTGAGGTTGGAGGTACCTGTCGAGTTGCCAAGAACATTGTCCACTCCCAAAGAAGCCTCAACCCAAAGAGGTTTCGTCAGTTTGGCCAATACTCTTGTCAAGTATTTGTTCACAAGCGGAACTAAATTGAATGGGGACCCGATGGGTTCAAAACCAGGGATATAACCATGAGTATCCTATAATAGTCAGTCACACATGCATGTGCTATTACTCTCAAGTCGATACTTACATCCTTGGCAACTTCGGTAAAGTCCAGCTTACGTTCACTCTTGAGAGCGTCTATAAACTCGGGCGGAATCACCAGAACATCTCCCAAATCTGTATGTGCCTTGTACGGTGTGTCTTTGTACAGTGATCGACCTTTGACGAGGATTTCCTTGGCATTCTCAATGAAGTCTTGAACGACGCGTTGGTTGGAAAACTCGAATGGTTTTTTCGGGTTGATGTATGGGTATTTCGTTCCACTGTTGTCAAAAAAGGAGTACTTCAAAACGAAAAAGGAGAAAAATGTGATTCCACAAAATAGAGCATATTGGGACTTGCCCAGAATGAGATCTAGATCAGTCGCCATTGAGAATAACTGTTGAGCATTGGGTTATTCAACTACATGATTCTTGGACGTGGCCGgtgtttatattatatatctgCAATTCTGTAAGAGTCGGGTCTGTTATGTTACGGGATATTTCGTATAGACTTGCTAATATCGCAGATCTTAACTTGTTTGGATCACGGGAGACGGATCTCATCCGGTCGGGCATTTACAAGGGCCCGACACCGAAAATAGACTCCACAACTACCGGTAGATGCCTAGATGCCTCAAGCGCACGGCATATTTATCCCTGGATGTAGTTAGATTGTAGCCAATCTTGTAGATCTTTTTGAATTGTATGCGCTTGCAATGTAACAGTCCGTGACGATAAAAGCGAAGTAAGCGAGTACGCGCATATAAGACTTTtgattctttttttaacAAATCATATTCTTTATactccttgtccttgtcccgTTTCTACAGACTATGTGCAACAATATCAAAATCCAGTCATCTATACATCTGGTCCAGGTTAGCAACTTTGCTGTTTCACAACCTTCTAGACCAACTGCGTATTCGTATCACGGCAAACCCGCACTGACTGCTTCTGTTACCGTAATATTTCGTGAAATTGGTCGAGAAAAGTAAGAAGACTAAGGCAGCCACAGCGGGGTATGAGTAAGGCAACTTGATATTTGAGCAAATCAATAACAgtattttttctttgtcaTCTGGGCTAGATTGATATATGGAAGTGATTAGCACGGCAAGGCCCGGTGACATGCCTTAGTCGGCTTACTCCCCTCGACCAATTTCACGAAATATTACGGTATACATGTCTCACGTCATTGGTCCTGCCAAAATTCACGATTAAGGGGTACGGAAACTCCATGGACTGCTTGAATATGCCGTAGAAGAAGCCGAAGTGTTCTTGGGCCTTGAGTCATGGAAGAGCCGAAAGTATGAGGAGCCAGAATTAGAAACATTAGTGGTGGAGGAACAGACATAGCCGCCAACAACATGATAGGCTTTCGAAATGTCGTTGACTGATTGGACCATGTGAACTATAGTGACCTTGGCAATTGATAAATCTGCATGTGTTGAGACATTATGATCTGATTCATGCATTGTGGCTAAGGTCATAAGGTAGCAGTCCCCTCCATGCCCAAATTCGAAGTGTGCCAGATATATGCGAGGCGATGAAACTGGATACGGATTTACCATCACATCATATTGTAGAAAGATGCAATCGATTGTATATTCATATTCTGTTGAAGAATGAACGTAGAGTCAAGATTTCCAAATATTAGTGACGATGGGTTGAGCCTCGTTGAGCAAGATAATATGAAAGATGACAAGAGAAACTAAACCATTCCTTCGCTCGAATAAATTGACCCAAGAATAAAAGAATAGGAAAAGTCTCGACCCGGATACAAGACGTGTATGCTGGTCACTGAGATTTCGCGTTCGTATACTGTCCTCGTTGCATCAAAGTCGGATTGCTAGCCTGGCAAGCAAGAAAAACATGATCAAACACGTCACCTAATTTTATGTTAGCCTATCTTTACTTGTAAAAGCGTGCCACCTGAAATTCATTACATACCAGCGATATGATAAAAGGTATGCCTTGAGTGTAGTAGGAGACTGTCACAATGGGCTGTCCGATGAGACCACCAATCGTCTCCATTATGGCAATGCCGGCAAATAGTCGCCCGGAGAAGTCCTTGTCAAACTGTGAAGCAAGGAACGACCGCAAAGAGACAGGCATGATGTATCCAAAAACCGAAATGATAAATCCAATGATAGCGGTTGCGAGGTTTGGCGAAACTAAGACGATGAAAGTACCGACTGAACAGCAAGCGATACTGGTCAAAGACAAGATAATATCCCTTTTGGCGACTCTCCAATTTCTGTCTAGCCTGTAAATAGTCAACGGTAGGGCGATTAAGAATAGTATGGATAGCACAACGGCTTGTATGTAAATGAATACGTCCATCTGTAAGGTCTCAGCAGGCATCTAGATGAATTGTCCAGGGTTCAAACGTACGTAAGCCATATCATGTCTAAATCTTGACCAGACCCAAATCGTGGTATAAATGACAGCTCCTCTGGCAACATAAAACCCAAAGAAGCAGGCAAAGCATGTAGTGACGATGTGGAGCTTTTGACTGAACCCTCCGTCGACTTGAGTGAAATGAACGGCTTCACGGGTGGAGTTATCGCCAGCGTTAAGCAAAGGCTGAGTCTCGTCTGGTCTCGCGTCGTCTCGTGCTTCATTGTTCTCACCGTTttgattattattattcttgaGATGCAGTGCCGGTAAGAGAGTTAAAGAGTAGATAACAGGGGCAATCGTAAACGGAACCCAGAGGTCGGGACTCATGGATGCAGCATAGAGAAGCGGGCCTACAAGACCAGGAAGACCCGAAAGACCTT includes:
- a CDS encoding hypothetical protein (TransMembrane:1 (o12-32i)) yields the protein MATDLDLILGKSQYALFCGITFFSFFVLKYSFFDNSGTKYPYINPKKPFEFSNQRVVQDFIENAKEILVKGRSLYKDTPYKAHTDLGDVLVIPPEFIDALKSERKLDFTEVAKDDTHGYIPGFEPIGSPFNLVPLVNKYLTRVLAKLTKPLWVEASLGVDNVLGNSTEWHPINPGEDIMRIVSRMSSRIFMGEELCADDDWLKISIEYTVQLFQTADGLRSYPRWARPYVHWFLPSCQGVRRKLQEARDLLQPYIERRNAAKQAAIDEGRPSPFDDSIEWFEKEYEGKSDPATEQIRLSLVAIHTTTDLTMETMFNIAMHPELLKPLREEIVTVLSTEGLKKTSLYNLKLMDSVIKESQRLRPAGLGLFRRKALADIKLPNGDVIKKGTKIICDTAHQWNSEYYPDASKFDGYRFLRMRQTPGQDKHAHLVSTSHDQLGFGHGIHACPGRFFAANEIKIALCHMLLKYDWKMPEGVVPKSKVLGTTLLGDREAKLMVKRREVEMDIDDIESNE
- a CDS encoding hypothetical protein (TransMembrane:12 (i41-62o108-127i134-159o165-188i200-221o227-246i304-326o338-360i372-393o399-420i432-456o462-481i)) is translated as MPSPSNAAHGQPWSAPFRRVRHWFAAGADGAGRQQRKLYPLNFWFCVSILFLTRIGSELLAYPKSKLLVAAICRHYYRNEDGHHGDPSNEFCDDHRVMNHWVSMSRSIQFLSPLAATVALIPMGILLDKGKGRLAFAISISSSVLYWGSMALFGLVPVFPLWCFYISPIFLLLGGGPWAINALVFATLSSTVRPEQRTTAFSFLQGLSGLPGLVGPLLYAASMSPDLWVPFTIAPVIYSLTLLPALHLKNNNNQNGENNEARDDARPDETQPLLNAGDNSTREAVHFTQVDGGFSQKLHIVTTCFACFFGFYVARGAVIYTTIWVWSRFRHDMAYMDVFIYIQAVVLSILFLIALPLTIYRLDRNWRVAKRDIILSLTSIACCSVGTFIVLVSPNLATAIIGFIISVFGYIMPVSLRSFLASQFDKDFSGRLFAGIAIMETIGGLIGQPIVTVSYYTQGIPFIISLVTCLIMFFLLARLAIRL
- a CDS encoding hypothetical protein (SECRETED:SignalP(1-15)), with the protein product MKFAIIAALLAPAMAVNIPRELQERTGQCGDNCARAVVPGFRGPAVVASYKAECEAYLKVTTTPEASTVYVTKSVPTYASACSGETRYLTACSCAGASAVTVEAPTPTVTKTVYV
- a CDS encoding hypothetical protein (TransMembrane:12 (i89-109o129-149i156-175o181-204i216-236o248-268i289-312o324-342i354-377o383-401i422-441o447-469i)) yields the protein MASTSDQVPKSPEREIEKGDDSSSSDDEPSQFNAEEDPDMRIEQDYDICQIETEKERQQPPGTRSALDRVLSRTSVADKDPGPPPDGGFWAWSSAIAGHIMMLNSWGYNSSFGVFQTYYTNHLPNPASQIIWIGSVQIAALFFIGTFAGRLTDAGYFRATFAAGSVLTLLGVFMTSLSHTFWQLLLAQGLCTGLGNGLMFTPSLAVVSTYFKRRRALAFGIVSTGSPVGGLIFPSMARQLLGRIGFAWTVRAIGLVQLVTLIMANLLLRPRLPPRKAGPWVDIASFKEKGYLFFAIGIFLVFWGTFFPFYYMASFATSQLDKPLAYSDALNLLLVVNGVGIIGRSLPNAIAHHFGSITCIIPASFVSAVCLFSWPGVSTVGGLYAWASVYGLLAGACMSLYPPALSDLTTDVRKQGVRMGMICTTNSIATLTGPPIAGIIIRHYGGHYLGAQIFAGVSLFLGSFFLFMAKHASSKQ